The genome window ACTCATAGGTGCACAAGGATTCCAGGCCCTGTCACGCATGGGTGTTCTCATGCCATCATGGATAGGTGTTGCTGCGGAGAACATAGAAGtaactatattattattattttattattgctaAATAATAGAATCATGTAAAATGGAAGCATCAACACTAAAAGCATAGGAAAACGCTGATCGCAATAAAAAGTACCTCCAGGATCTCTCATAGGAGTCATGTATGGATGTAATGGAGTTCGTGAAGGGTGCATAGGAGTTTCACTTCCCATACCATACCGGGATGACTCACTGGtgaaacaaaagaaacataATGTCAGAGAGATATAGCAACATGGGTTTTCTCCAATAAACTTAGGAATTTTGAAGAAACCAAATTTACCGGTGGGGTGTTGAAATAACCACGTTATCAGATATGGAATTGCGATCAACTGTagacataaaacaaattttataagcaaTAAAGATACTAAAAAGGagaaaacatttcaaatattaCCCTGGACTTGCCTGTAACAACCTTCATTTGAGACTCCAGCTCAACTCGAACTGATTGACCTTTAATATCTACAACACGTCCACGGTAACCCTTATAAGGACCCTGGCGAATTTTCACAGAAGTACCAACCAAAGCATCATGCCCTCCTCTTCCGCCTCTGTGCCTTCCTCCAGCTGTTTTAAAGAGGCAGAAGTTAATAGCTTCAGCCTTctaatgaaatttaattgctTGAACCAAGAAAATAACAATTCAATGAAATTCAGTAACCATAAAAGTTTGTATAAACAAGGATGCTAAGACCACCGGCAACATACAATCAAATGGAGGACCTCCCCTAGAAAATCTCCTCGGTGAAGGTGGTACACGGGATGGAGCCTTGAAGCCACCAAATCTTGAGAGAGAACCACCCTAAAAGATTGAATCAAATATGCTAGAATGAGAATGATTCAAGTTATACATGAAATAACATtgaaaagaacaacaaaaaaagcTTACATTTCTGTCACCATTGGAACGTGATCCTCCCACTATACAACAAGAATCAGCTTTAGCACATATAAAGCCAGCATGTTCAAGGTGATGCCGATCATACACGAACAGGACTCCTTTATATATGTGCTCTACAGGACCTTGTTCCCCCTAATATGATAAGGGAGGACAGTATGTAAACtgtaaacaagtaaaataactgataaaacaaatcaaattcaaaaaatctTACTTTACAAGGGCCTTCAAGGATCCTAACTACATCTTTCACAGCAACAGTATTCCTATATCTGTCTTGCACATTAAATTTCTTATCAACCTTACATTTGATTTCCCTCAATTTGACAAGAGAAACCTCTGGTCTTTCTGGGACACCCTTAAGaacctaaaagaaaaaagtacaACACTAAGAGCATATTCAAAAGATGACCACTCAATATCATGCCATTCAGGAGAGGTTGATGCACCTGAAACGCTTCGCTTTCTACACGTATAATTACACCAAAGCTATTGTTACTGCACCAACAGAATGAATAGATTAGGCTCCCAAATTAACACTAAATAGAAATTCTTCAACAAGGAACTACTTACTCTAGTAGCACAAGATCATGAAGCTCATACTCTCCAATTTTTGTAATACCAGTAGTCACTTCAGAGCTCTCAACAACATCATCAGCAAAAACACGAATCTGATAAAACAAATGCCAATCGTTTTTCTAATAAGATAATCCTTAGATCAGAACCAGACTCGAATGGTACTTCACTCACATGTTCCTTGGTCGTATCGGATAAAATGATGAGCACATGCTGCTCCACCTTAACAACCATGCCAGTTGCACCTTCCTTTGTCCCAGACACAACCTTCACATGATTCCCAGGCTCAAAGTACTTACACAGCTCTTTTTCGTTAACAGCAAGAGTTTTCTGCAAAACATCATTAATGGCTAAGAATGAACTTGCATGCACACCAGTAACCAAAATCTTAATTCAAAGAACACAAATAATGACTGAATTCTTACTGGAAGGCCTTTCATTTCTGGTCTGATATGGACATTCTCTTCCTCAACCTTTTCAACCCAtccctttaaatttttcaaatccCCCTTGACAACAATCACGGCGTCACCCTTCATGAAGTGGCCTTTCTTCCTGTTTGCGAACAAAGTTGACAAACCAACCATTTCAACTCCATTCGTGCTAGGTGCCCGGAACTTTTCAAGTTCATCAAAAGTCGGTTTTATGTTTTGAGCACTAATTGATTTCATGGACACTGTTTTATACAAGAATCCATCTTTGAAAAGCATGCCATCAATATTCTCAAAGTAATCACCAGTAACTGGATCTCGCCTGCGTTCTACACGAATATGAAGTTCCCTAGGAAAACAATTAATATAGGTTATTATGAAGAAAGCACAAGTGTAGCAGATT of Gossypium raimondii isolate GPD5lz chromosome 3, ASM2569854v1, whole genome shotgun sequence contains these proteins:
- the LOC105797091 gene encoding putative transcription elongation factor SPT5 homolog 1 isoform X2 — encoded protein: MARRRDEEDDDVGDEEYEDEEDQLVDDEDYEEDEDVGRGRGGSSRKRRRSDFIDDAAEEDDEEDEYEDDDGEVYGGGGKKHSKAPRVGSQFFDLEAQVDSDEEEEEEEGEDDFIVETGADLPDEDVGRRMHRRPLPMREDEQEDVEALERSIQARYARSSHTEYDEETTDVEQQALLPSVRDPKLWMVKCAIGRERETAVCLMQKFIDKGVELQIRSVIALDHLKNYIYIEADKEAHVREAVKGLRNIFPAKIMLVPIREMTDVLSVESKAIDLSRDTWVRMKIGTYKGDLAQVVDVDNVRQRVTVKLIPRIDLQALANKLEGREVAKKKAFVPPPRLLNVDEARELHIRVERRRDPVTGDYFENIDGMLFKDGFLYKTVSMKSISAQNIKPTFDELEKFRAPSTNGVEMVGLSTLFANRKKGHFMKGDAVIVVKGDLKNLKGWVEKVEEENVHIRPEMKGLPKTLAVNEKELCKYFEPGNHVKVVSGTKEGATGMVVKVEQHVLIILSDTTKEHIRVFADDVVESSEVTTGITKIGEYELHDLVLLDNNSFGVIIRVESEAFQVLKGVPERPEVSLVKLREIKCKVDKKFNVQDRYRNTVAVKDVVRILEGPCKGEQGPVEHIYKGVLFVYDRHHLEHAGFICAKADSCCIVGGSRSNGDRNGGSLSRFGGFKAPSRVPPSPRRFSRGGPPFDSGGRHRGGRGGHDALVGTSVKIRQGPYKGYRGRVVDIKGQSVRVELESQMKVVTVDRNSISDNVVISTPHRESSRYGMGSETPMHPSRTPLHPYMTPMRDPGATPIHDGMRTPMRDRAWNPCAPMSPPRDNWEEGNPASWGTSPQYQEVLLQGHMKHLLLVQVGLVLLAVVTVRLEY